Genomic DNA from Rhodothermales bacterium:
GTATGGGACGCGGTGGTGGCGGAGCTCGAGCGGTATGATGTTCAGTCGCTTGCGGTTAATCGAGGGCGTCGCGCGGCGGCCGATGGGCTCTCCTCGCTCCAATGGGAAGCGCTGCAAGCAGGCCTGGGTCCTGCGTGGAGCGCGCGGTTGGTTTCTTCTGAGCCTCTGATTGTCTCCTGGCTGGCCGTCAAGACTCCGGAGGAGGTGGCCATCATGCGGCGGGCGGCCGAGGTGACCGCCCAGTGGGAGGTCGAGGCGTATGCCGCGGCCGTGCCGGGCGTGACGACGGACCTGGACATCGCAAATTTCCTGGAGGCCCGCATGGCGGAGGCCGGGGTTGGAGATGCGTGGAGCCCTGCCCAGAATCCGGCCGTGAACTCCGGCAAGGACCGCGGGCACTCCCACCCGACACCCAGGGTTATCCAGCCCGGGGACTTCATTCAGACCGATTTCGGGATTCGGGTGCACGACATGTGGGTGACCGACATTCAGCGGTTTGCCTATGTGCTCGGACCGGAAGAGGTGGAAGCGCCTCCGGAAGCATTCCGGAAGTGGGAGGCTGCGATTCGGGGGAGCCGCGCTGCCTTTGCGGCCATGCGTCCCGGCGCATTCGGATCGGAGGTGGACCGTGCCCAGCGGGAGGTGCTCGAAGAATCCGGTTCGCTGCCGGTCATGTGGAGCACCGGCCATCCCGTCGGGTTCTGGGCGCACGACGTCGGGCCGCGGCTCGGTGGTGGACATCTGGGCCGCGAGTTGGACCGGTCACCCGAGAACGAACTGGCTCCGGGGATGACGTTTGCGTTTGACGGCTTCTTTTCGTGGCCGTTGACCGACTCCACGACCAAGACCATCTCCGTGGAGGACATGGTGGTCATCACGGAGACCGGAGCGGAGTGGCTGACCCCACCTCAGGAGGACCTGATCCTCATCCCGTACCGGTAGCCAGGTCAGCACGCACATCGTGGCGGTCCTCGGCCCATCGGTGCCAGGCCATCATCCCACCGACGAGTGCGACCATGAGGCCGTACCAGCCGAGGGACTGCAGCGTCTCCACCATCGGTCCGAGTTCGGCCAGAAACTCCGGGTCCGAGAAGGCGGAGTCCTCGCGGCGCATCATGTCCATGAATGGCCCGTTGAGAAAAAACGGCAACTGGGCGGCCAGCAATGCCTGGAAGGCACCCACGGA
This window encodes:
- a CDS encoding aminopeptidase P family protein, coding for MRLSLVLILVLAACRAEPQTQTLFEGDPWPEIRQNRIHNLLPAAMDRAGVDGWLTVCRENNNDPMARHVGCENAGGTAAFLFFRTGDGVEPVAISPAGEATSLAELGTHRVVAIERGSSVWDAVVAELERYDVQSLAVNRGRRAAADGLSSLQWEALQAGLGPAWSARLVSSEPLIVSWLAVKTPEEVAIMRRAAEVTAQWEVEAYAAAVPGVTTDLDIANFLEARMAEAGVGDAWSPAQNPAVNSGKDRGHSHPTPRVIQPGDFIQTDFGIRVHDMWVTDIQRFAYVLGPEEVEAPPEAFRKWEAAIRGSRAAFAAMRPGAFGSEVDRAQREVLEESGSLPVMWSTGHPVGFWAHDVGPRLGGGHLGRELDRSPENELAPGMTFAFDGFFSWPLTDSTTKTISVEDMVVITETGAEWLTPPQEDLILIPYR